In Physeter macrocephalus isolate SW-GA chromosome 2, ASM283717v5, whole genome shotgun sequence, a single window of DNA contains:
- the LOC129392867 gene encoding far upstream element-binding protein 2-like gives MSDYSTGGPPPGPPPPAGGGGGSGGAGGAGGGPPSGPPGAGDRGGGGPGGGGPGGGSAGGPSQPPGGGGPGIRKDAFADAVQRARQVRRHRGGFKPHHAWRLRRILDQQGCPGLYRGMTPTLLKVLPAGGISYVVYEAMKKTLGI, from the exons ATGTCGGACTACAGCACGGGAGGACCCCCGCCCGGGCCGCCGCCACccgccggcgggggcggggggtccGGAGGAGCCGGGGGTGCCGGAGGAGGCCCGCCGTCGGGCCCGCCGGGCGCGGGGGACCGGGGCGGCGGCGGTCCAGGCGGCGGCGGCCCGGGCGGAGGGTCAGCTGGGGGCCCCTCGCAGCCGCCTGGCGGCGGTGGCCCGGGAATCCGCAAGGACGCCTTCGCAGACGCAGTGCAGCGGGCCCGCCAGGTGAGGAG ACACCGTGGGGGGTTCAAACCTCACCATGCGTGGAGACTTCGGCGGATCCTGGACCAGCAGGGCTGCCCGGGGCTGTACAGAGGCATGACCCCCACGTTACTGAAGGTGTTGCCAGCAGGTGGCATCAGCTACGTGGTGTACGAAGCCATGAAGAAGACCCTGGGCATATAA
- the LOC102986459 gene encoding LOW QUALITY PROTEIN: calcium-independent mitochondrial carrier protein SCaMC-3L (The sequence of the model RefSeq protein was modified relative to this genomic sequence to represent the inferred CDS: inserted 3 bases in 3 codons; deleted 1 base in 1 codon) produces MGAQPEAGQKPCSRVQTLFKRVKSLLTKXPPPSLKLGCTHVYGYVFGYVPESKLSISQHTGSVLQVLDTGEQLMVPMAIVEVDHEGALWTFLLSGAMAGAVSHTGTAPLDCAKVSMQVYSSKKNFMNLLGGIRSMVQERERGGGVCFLWRGNGINVLKIAPEYAIKFSVFEHCNDYFCGVHESPPFQERLLASSLAVATSQTLINPVEVLKTRLTLCRTGQXKGLLDCTRHIVEQEGTRVLYRGYLPNMLGIIPYACTDLAVYEMLRCLWLKSGRDMEDPGGLVSLSSVTLSTTCGQMASYPLTSVRTRMQAQDTVGGSNLTMRGXLRRILDQQGCPGLYRGMTPTLLKVLPAGGISYVVYEAMKKTLGI; encoded by the exons ATGGGAGCCCAACCTGAGGCAGGTCAGAAGCCTTGCTCGAGGGTCCAGACCCTGTTTAAGAGGGTCAAGTCCTTACTCACCA ACCCACCTCCCTCCTTGAAGCTGGGCTGTACCCATGTATATGGGTACGTGTTTGGGTATGTGCCTGAAAGCAAACTGAGCATCTCCCAACACA CCGGGTCTGTCCTGCAGGTGCTGGACACTGGAGAGCAGCTGATGGTCCCTATGGCTATCGTGGAGGTAGATCATGAGGGAGCCTTGTGGACGTTTCTCCTCTCGGGAGCCATGGCTGGGGCGGTGTCTCACACGGGCACGGCCCCTCTGGACTGTGCCAAGGTGTCCATGCAG GTCTACTCCTCCAAGAAAAATTTCATGAATTTGCTGGGAGGTATACGGAGCATGGTCCAGGAGCGGGAGCGGGGG GGTGGTGTCTGCTTCCTGTGGAGAGGCAATGGTATCAACGTACTAAAGATCGCCCCGGAGTACGCCATCAAGTTCTCTGTCTTTGAACAT TGTAATGATTACTTCTGCGGAGTGCACGAGTCCCCACCCTTTCAGGAACGACTCCTTGCCAGCTCCCTGGCTGTGGCCACTTCCCAGACGCTCATCAACCCCGTGGAG GTGCTGAAGACACGGCTGACCCTGTGCCGGACTGGCC TAAAGGGGCTGCTGGACTGCACCAGGCATATCGTGGAGCAGGAGGGCACCCGCGTCCTTTACCGCGGCTACCTGCCCAACATGCTTGGCATCATTCCCTACGCCTGCACCGACCTGGCTGTCTATGAG ATGCTCAGGTGTCTCTGGCTGAAGTCAGGCAGGGACATGGAGGACCCCGGTGGCCTGGTCAGTCTGTCGTCCGTGACACTGTCCACAACCTGTGGCCAGATGGCCAGTTACCCACTGACTTCGGTGCGCACCAGGATGCAAGCCCAAG ACACCGTGGGGGGTTCAAACCTCACCATGCGTG GACTTCGGCGGATCCTGGACCAGCAGGGCTGCCCGGGGCTGTACAGAGGCATGACCCCCACGTTACTGAAGGTGTTGCCAGCAGGTGGCATCAGCTACGTGGTGTACGAAGCCATGAAGAAGACCCTGGGCATATAA